Below is a genomic region from Aminivibrio pyruvatiphilus.
AGCCCCCCGCCTTACCTGGCGTTGAATGAAATCGAGATAGGCGGTGTCACGATCCTGCAGGTCTTCGTTCCAGAAAGTTCGCAGGTGCATCACTGCGCAGGGCGAATTTTTGACCGCAACGAGGACGGGGATATCGATATCACGGGAAATACCCGGTCTGTGGCGGAGCTTTACATACGAAAACAAAACTCCTACTCGGAGAACCGTATTTACCCACATGCCGAACTCGCAGATCTCCGCGAAGACCTTATAGCCCGCGTCAGGAAAATAGCGGGAATCCAGCGAAAGGATCACCCCTGGACGCGCATGGATGATATGGAACTGTTAAAAAGTGCGCAACTGCATCAAGTGAACCTTGAAACGGGGAAAAGCGGTATTACCCTGGCGGGTATCCTTTTGCTCGGAAAGGACGAATCCATACTTTCCGCAGTTCCCCATCATCGGACTGATCTGATCCTGCGTATAAAAAATGTTGACCGTTACGATGACCGCGACGTTGTTCACACAAACCTGATCGACAGCTACGACAGGATTATGGCATTTATCGCAAAACATCTGCCTGACCCCTTCCATCTTGAACGTGACACGCGCGTTAGCCTGCGGGAGCTGATATTCAGGGAAATCGCATCAAACATCCTCATCCACAGAGAATATTCAAACCCCTTTCCCGCAAAGCTCATCATCGGAAAAGATGATGTACGCACAGAAAACAGCAATAAATCCCATGGATTCGGGCTGATTGACCCCAAGTCATTCTCTCCTTTCCCTAAAAACCCTGTAATTGCCCGGTTTTTCAGGGAAATAGGCCGTGCGGACGAACTTGGTTCCGGTGTGCGCAACCTTACAAAATACGGTGAAACATACGGAGGCAGAATGCCGGAACTAATGGAGGGGGATATCTTCAGAACCATTGTCTATCTGCCGACCGCGGACAAAAAGGATGTCACCACGGAAGTTACCATGGAAGTCACCACGGAAGTCGCCATGGAAGTTCTTTTCCTTTCCGCGTTTCACGGTGAAATGAGCAGGCGTGAACTTCAGGCCAGGCTAGGGCTGAAAAATGCTGAACACTTCCGGCAAAAATACATTGTCCCTGCACTGGAATCCGGACTGATTGAGATGACGATACCGGACAAACCGAAAAGCCGTCTTCAACAGTATCGCCTGACGGAAAAAGGCGGGGAAGAACTGGAAGAAATGCGCAAAAGACATCCTTTCGGGAGGTAGAGTCATGCACACATTCGCCCTTGCCGGCTGTGGCCGGATAAGCAAAAATCATGTAGATACACTTCTTGAGCTCGAAAAGGAAGGTCGGGCAAAGCTTGTTTCCTGCTGCGACCCCGTTCCGGAGCGTGCCTGCGCCGTGGCAGAAAGGACCGGCTGCCAGCCCTTCCCGTCCATGGAATCCATGCTCGAGGCAGTGAAATGCGACGTGGTCTCCATATGCACCCCATCGGGCCTTCACCCGGCTCATGTGGAGACCGCAGCACGGTACGGCCGCCATGCCCTCTCCGAAAAGCCTGCCGGCACCAGCCTCTCCTCCGTGGACCGGGCGATCAACGCCTGCGACGAAAAGGGAGTGAGGTACTTCGTCGTCAAGCAGAACCGGTTCAACAAGACCATCGCCCTGCTGCGCCGTGCCCTCGAGGCCGGACGCTTCGGCCGCCTCTACCTGCTGTCGTCCAACGTCTACTGGACCCGCCCCCAGGACTACTATGATCAGGCGAAGTGGCGGGGCACCTGGGAATTCGACGGAGGAGCCTTGAGCAACCAGGCATCCCACTACGTGGACATGATGCAGTGGATGGGCGGTGCGGTGGAATCCGTCCAGGCATTCAGCGCCACCCTCGCCCGAAGGATCGAGGCGGAGGACACCATCACAGTCAACCTTAAATACCGCAGCGGCGCCCTGGGAAGCATCAACGTCACCAACCTCACCTACCCCAAAAACCTCGAGGGCAGCATCACTCTCCTTGGAGAAAAAGGAACGGTGCGCATCGGCGGCGTGGCCCTCAACAAAATCGAGCAGTGGCAGTTCGACGCCCCTCACGAAATTGACGGGGAAGTGGATGATGCCAACACCAACCCATCGAGCGTCTACGGCTTCGGACATGTTCCCTTCTACCGCCACGTCCTGGACGTGCTGGACGGCAAAGCGGAACCCCTCCTTACGGGCCGGGAGGGAAGAAAGACTGTGGAAATCATCCAGGCGGCATATGAATCAGCAAGGACCGGGAGAGCGGTGCAGATCCTCGGAAGAAATTCTCTGTAACTTTTTGACAAAACGCATTTCGAGTAATTTTGTTTCTCGAAATGCGTTTTGTTTTTTGTCATCCCGAGTAGCAGATTTTCGCGACGGGGGAGAATGACATTTCCCCCTCCGGGAGCGCGATCCCTGTCCCGTTCCAGGGGTGACATTTTCACTTGCTTCGTAACACTAAAAAGGAAAAAAATTGAGCTGGTCCTGCTTTTGCCCTGTCATCCTGAGGGCTGTTCCACCGCCTGATCGCGTCCCCGGAGGGGGGGAATTTCGCTGTGACCCTTACCCCAGCCTGTCATCCTGACGACCGCAGGGAGGAAGGATCTTGCCTTGGTTATTGGGTTGCACAATTTCTGCTACCCGAACGAGTGACCCTCCCCCGGAATTGACGGACTTCCCTAAAGGCCCGACAATGAGATCAATCTCACTGGAGGTGCCCCACATGCGAAAGAGAGAAAGACACCGAAATTCGCATTCGCTCAGGAGGACAGAGCGGTATCCTTCGCGTTGCTCAGGACGACAGAAACAAAAAAGGGCCCCGTTAGGGGCCCCGACAATGTTGATTTACCTCTTCCTGAACAGCATCAGCAGCGGAGCTGAATATTACGTTCCAGTAGAGCCACTTGTCTCCATTTGCGGAGCCACCTGTGTCTGTTTTTAGAGCCGCTTATCTCCTCTTCCAGAGCCAGGCTTTTCCTGAACAGAGCCATCCATTTTGCCTTGGTGCGGCGAAGCCGTTTTTCCGGGGCTTCGCCGCCTGCATCGGCTCTAGTCCTTGTTTCCTGCCTTGCGTTTGAAACTTTTCCTCCATCTCATGGAGTCCTCGCCGTCAATCATGATTTCGTAGGCGTTGTGGACGATCCTGTCCAAAATAGCATCCGCCACCCTCCCGTCATCGATGTGTTCATGCCATCCGGCAGGGCCGCACTGGGAGATAAAAATCGTCGACGCGTTCTGGTGCCTGGCTTCGACTATCTCCAGCAGATCGAACGCTGCCGAGCCGCTCAGCGGCGTCAGCATCCATTCGTCCAGTATGAGAAGGGAGACTTTCCTCTTGTAATGGTTCAGCAGCTTTTTAATGGTTCCGTCCCCTCTGCCTATCGACAGGTCCGTGAGAAGCTCGGGGAGGCGTATGTACTTCACGGAGATATAATTCCGGCAAGCCGCGTTGCCTAGAGCACAACCAATGTAGGTTTTCCCTGCCCCGGTAGCACCTATGATCAGGACATCCCGGTGCTCCCGTATATACGAGCAGGTTGCAAGAGTGGAGAGAAGGTCTTTCTTCAATTTCCTGTCCGGGTGGTATTCGATGCCCTCCATGCAGGCATCGTTTATTTTCAGCCCGGCATTTGTCGCGAGACGGTTCATGAGTGAGTTCCGCCTCTTGGAGTATTCGGCCTCCACCAGCATCCCGAAGCGCTCTTCGAAGGAGAGGGCGCTCATGGACGGATTGGCCAGCTGCTGACGGAAGGCGTCTGCCATGGCGCGGAGCCTCATTTCGTGAAGCTTGTCCACGGTGGGTTCAGTCAGCATCCCGTCCACCCCCGTAGTATTCCGCGCCCCGGATGAAGCTGTGCCGGTCGTCCGCTTTCCTGGCAGGCCCGGCGGACGGAAGAACCTTGTCCTGCCCCGATTTGAGAATCGCCGAGATGTTCCTGCTTGTGGGACGGGGCGTGTAGGAAAGAGCCCTCGCACAGGCGTTTTCCAGGCGTTCGACGGAGTACTTGTCCGCCATCTTGAGGATCCCCATGCATGTCCGAAAACCCTGTTGTTCTACCTTGCATCCGGCAAGCACGCTTCGGATGACTCCTTCCGTGTTCGGCCCGATGCTTGAAGCCCAGGAGATAAAGCGCTCTCCGCTCCACTCGGCGCTTCGGCGGTGGCTTTCCGGCATGTGCTCGTGCACCGTCCGGTACTGTCCGGAAACACCGTTCACCCTGGGGTGGGAGCATATTCGGACCCCGTTGTAGAAGATCTCCACCATGCGGCTCGTGATGCGGACGTCCACCTTCTGCTTGATGTACTCGTGGCATACGCTGTAGAAATTCCCCTCCACCTGGACGTGGTAGTTGAAGGAGACGGTCGCCTGCTTCCACACGGCGATTTCGAAGGGTCTCGCCGGCAGGGGGAAAAGGAAATCCCGCTCTTCCTCCAGAAAGACGCTCCGTCTGCTTCCGGGGCGCTTCTGGAATGGACGCTCGTTCAATTCCTCCAGTTTTTCCCGGATCTCGCGGTTGAGTTCCGGCACAGAGAAAAATGTCCGGTCCCTGAGGGCCGCCATGATCCAGGTGGAGACATGGCCGACCGTTCCTTCCACGCTCGGCTTGTCCCTGGGCTGCCGTACTCTCGCCGGAAGTATGGCCGTTCCGTAGTACTCCGCCATTTC
It encodes:
- a CDS encoding Gfo/Idh/MocA family protein gives rise to the protein MHTFALAGCGRISKNHVDTLLELEKEGRAKLVSCCDPVPERACAVAERTGCQPFPSMESMLEAVKCDVVSICTPSGLHPAHVETAARYGRHALSEKPAGTSLSSVDRAINACDEKGVRYFVVKQNRFNKTIALLRRALEAGRFGRLYLLSSNVYWTRPQDYYDQAKWRGTWEFDGGALSNQASHYVDMMQWMGGAVESVQAFSATLARRIEAEDTITVNLKYRSGALGSINVTNLTYPKNLEGSITLLGEKGTVRIGGVALNKIEQWQFDAPHEIDGEVDDANTNPSSVYGFGHVPFYRHVLDVLDGKAEPLLTGREGRKTVEIIQAAYESARTGRAVQILGRNSL
- the istB gene encoding IS21-like element helper ATPase IstB, yielding MLTEPTVDKLHEMRLRAMADAFRQQLANPSMSALSFEERFGMLVEAEYSKRRNSLMNRLATNAGLKINDACMEGIEYHPDRKLKKDLLSTLATCSYIREHRDVLIIGATGAGKTYIGCALGNAACRNYISVKYIRLPELLTDLSIGRGDGTIKKLLNHYKRKVSLLILDEWMLTPLSGSAAFDLLEIVEARHQNASTIFISQCGPAGWHEHIDDGRVADAILDRIVHNAYEIMIDGEDSMRWRKSFKRKAGNKD
- the istA gene encoding IS21 family transposase — protein: MTTQYREILRLASLGLSGRSIAGSVSCSRNTVSEVLARAVKLGVEWPVPLEVGEADLRKLLFPEKEKETSSRTPDCEYIHRELAKPGVTMTLLWDEYCRKCRDGGEIPYQYSQFCKLYRKYAVVSKATMHIERKPGERMEVDWAGKEMRIRDSVTGGESPAYIFVAVLPASQYAYVEAFTDVGMESWILGHTNAFAHFGGVPRMVVPDNLKTGVDKADWYSPVINKTYHEMAEYYGTAILPARVRQPRDKPSVEGTVGHVSTWIMAALRDRTFFSVPELNREIREKLEELNERPFQKRPGSRRSVFLEEERDFLFPLPARPFEIAVWKQATVSFNYHVQVEGNFYSVCHEYIKQKVDVRITSRMVEIFYNGVRICSHPRVNGVSGQYRTVHEHMPESHRRSAEWSGERFISWASSIGPNTEGVIRSVLAGCKVEQQGFRTCMGILKMADKYSVERLENACARALSYTPRPTSRNISAILKSGQDKVLPSAGPARKADDRHSFIRGAEYYGGGRDAD
- a CDS encoding Fic family protein; this encodes MNGDLNEVERIRRLIRKGEGLTIEFKESGRALSKSVYQTVCAFLNRNGGNILLGVADDGRITGIDQGNISRIKRDFASTLNNREKISPPPYLALNEIEIGGVTILQVFVPESSQVHHCAGRIFDRNEDGDIDITGNTRSVAELYIRKQNSYSENRIYPHAELADLREDLIARVRKIAGIQRKDHPWTRMDDMELLKSAQLHQVNLETGKSGITLAGILLLGKDESILSAVPHHRTDLILRIKNVDRYDDRDVVHTNLIDSYDRIMAFIAKHLPDPFHLERDTRVSLRELIFREIASNILIHREYSNPFPAKLIIGKDDVRTENSNKSHGFGLIDPKSFSPFPKNPVIARFFREIGRADELGSGVRNLTKYGETYGGRMPELMEGDIFRTIVYLPTADKKDVTTEVTMEVTTEVAMEVLFLSAFHGEMSRRELQARLGLKNAEHFRQKYIVPALESGLIEMTIPDKPKSRLQQYRLTEKGGEELEEMRKRHPFGR